The following proteins are co-located in the Malus sylvestris chromosome 13, drMalSylv7.2, whole genome shotgun sequence genome:
- the LOC126597525 gene encoding uncharacterized protein LOC126597525, with the protein MKFLEYTPLERLNDFFSHLNLGERTIKGCLEAYSCKHTGSDKKLSLSLENEILDYLGKSSDSDSSSPAEFLLTRSSRKTLIYLVLTLYHLYPDYDFSAVNAHQFFTEESWDSFKQIFDTYMFEASKEWTETNEGSSLLEALYKALDEVVRLAECEVYSYIPDSDADPFLERGSIWSFNFFFYNRKLKRVVSFRVCCLSNLVADGYLMDELRYDGDGEIFDNMDI; encoded by the exons ATGAAGTTCTTGGAATACACCCCGCTGGAGCG ATTAAATGATTTCTTTAGTCATTTGAATCTCGGAGAGCGAACCATTAAGGGTTGTCTTGAAGCTTACTCTT GCAAACACACCGGATCCGATAAGAAATTGTCTCTCAGTTTGGAGAATGAG ATTCTTGATTATCTTGGGAAATCGTCTGACAGTGATTCTTCCTCGCCTGCTGAATTCCTGCTGACTAGATCCAG CCGGAAGACATTGATTTACCTGGTTTTGACACTCTATCACTTGTATCCGGACTATGACTTCAG TGCAGTAAATGCTCATCAGTTCTTCACAGAGGAAAGCTGGGACAGTTTTAAGCAGATTTTTGATACCTACATGTTTGAAGCATCAAAG GAATGGACAGAGACAAATGAGGGCAGTTCCTTGCTGGAAGCCCTTTACAAGGCTTTGGATGAG GTTGTTAGACTAGCGGAATGTGAAGTTTACAGTTACATTCCAGACTCTGATGCCGATCCGTTTCTTGAGAGAGGATCTAT ATGgtcgttcaatttttttttctacaatAGGAAACTTAAGCGTGTCGTGAGCTTCCGTGTCTGCTGTTTAAG TAACTTGGTGGCTGATGGATATCTGATGGACGAGTTGCGGTATGATGGAGATGGAGAAATTTTCGACAACATGGACATTTGA
- the LOC126597734 gene encoding uncharacterized protein LOC126597734: protein MGNYISCTLATPMIKSSKSARVIFPNGDVRQFREMVKAAELMLECPNTFLANSRSLHIGRRFSALSADEELEFGNVYIMFPMRRLSSIVTAADMAVFFMAANSAAKRISGGQVRILPESGSGGGEVGAVESGKENLGDQDHEGDHQGPLRLSLDGVEGLQVAEFQYRLAACRSRKPVLETIKEEQICSR from the coding sequence ATGGGAAACTACATCTCATGCACTTTGGCCACGCCTATGATCAAGAGCTCCAAATCAGCGAGGGTGATCTTCCCCAACGGCGACGTTCGGCAGTTCCGGGAGATGGTTAAGGCGGCGGAGCTCATGCTGGAGTGTCCCAACACCTTCTTGGCCAACTCGAGGTCTCTCCACATCGGCAGGAGGTTCTCCGCCCTCAGCGCCGACGAGGAGTTGGAGTTTGGGAACGTGTACATCATGTTTCCAATGAGGAGGCTCAGTTCCATAGTCACGGCGGCTGACATGGCGGTGTTCTTCATGGCGGCCAACTCCGCCGCCAAGCGTATATCAGGCGGACAGGTTAGGATCTTGCCGGAGAGCGGCAGTGGAGGAGGAGAAGTGGGCGCGGTGGAAAGTGGGAAAGAAAATCTTGGCGATCAAGATCATGAAGGTGATCATCAAGGTCCATTGCGGTTGAGCTTGGACGGAGTAGAGGGGTTGCAAGTGGCGGAGTTTCAGTACAGATTAGCTGCGTGTAGGTCAAGGAAGCCGGTGTTGGAAACCATCAAAGAAGAGCAGATTTGTTCTAGATAA